In Polyangia bacterium, the DNA window GAACCGGCGGATGTTGCAGACCGTGTCGGGCGGCGCGCTGGCGCTGGCCTTCGCGCTCGGCGGGCCGACCGCGAAGAGCCAGCAGGCGCCGACTGCGGGCGCGGGCGCGGCGTCGAGCTACGGCGATCTGTCGCCCAGCGCGGGCAGCGGTGCCGGTACGCCGAGCGTGCCGCCGGGCGGCCTGATGGTGGCGCCCGCGGAGAGCGCGCCGCTTGGGCCGCGGGCCGCGACGACCAACGGCGCCGCGACCGGTTCCAGCGACGGCGCGCAAGCGGGACGTCCCACGCCCGGCGGCGCCGCCACCGTGACCCCGTCAGCGGCCAGCGGCGGCGCGGTCCCCGCCACCGGCGGCCTGCCACCCGGAATGCATCTCACCAACACCAAACGGCGCTACACCGGGCGGCGCATCGACCTCGATTTCAAGGGCGCCGACATTCACAACATCCTGCGCCTGCTGGCCGACGTGGGGCAGGTGAACATCGTGACCTCCGACGACGTCAAGGGCGAGGTCACCATCAAGATGAAAAACGTCCCCTGGGATCAGGCCCTGGACGTCATCTTGCGCGCCAAGCTCTTGGGTCAAGTGCGAGAGGGCAACCTCATCCGCGTCGCCCCGATGGCAATCTTGGAAAAAGAGCTGGAGCAGGAGATCGCCCGGCAAAAACAGCTCAACGACGTCATGCCGACGGAGACGCGGCTCATCGCCATCTCTTACGCTGATGCCAAGATCTTGCAGGATCGGGCCAAGGATCTTCTCTCGCCGCGCGGGCGCATCTCCGTCGACGATCGCACCAACCAGCTGATCGTGTCGGACGTGGCGCGCAACCTGCAACTGATCGAAGATCTGGTGCGCAACCTGGACACCCAGACGTCGCAGGTGATCATCGAGGCGCGCATCGTCGAGGCGAATTCGACGTTCGTGCGCGAGATCGGCGTGCAGTGGGGTGGTTCGGGCTTTCGCGACGCCGCCCACGGCAACCCCACCGGCCTGGTGTTTCCCAACAACATTGGCATTTCCGGCGGCGCCACCGACGCCACCACGCCGAAGGCGGGCCTGGCGTCGGCGGCCAGCCCCGACTTTGCCGTCAACCTGCCGGCCGCCGTCGGCACCGGCAGCGGCGGCGCGCTGGGCCTGATGCTGGGGTCGGTGAACGGTGCCTTCAATTTGAACCTGCGCTTGACGGCCCTGGAATCCAGCGGTCAGGTGCGCATCCTGTCGTCGCCGCGCATCTCCACGCTGGACAACGTGGAGGCGTCCATCACCCAGGGCGTGTCGATCCCCATCTCCATCGTCAGCGCGCAAGGCATCCAGACCGTCTTCGTGGAGGCCAACCTGGCGCTGGTGGTCAAGCCCCACGTCACCAACGAAGGCACGGTGGTGATGAACATCCACGTCACCCGCAACGAGCCCGACTTCGTCAACACCGGCGCCCGCGGCGATCCGACCATCCTGCGCAAGGAAGCGCGCACAGTGATGCTGGTGCACGACGGCGACACCGCGGTGATCGGCGGCATCTACCAGCGCAATTCGGGCGTCAGCTTCGCCAAGGTGCCATTCTTCGCCGACCTGCCTTTGATCGGATTTTTCTTCCGCAACAAGCACGAGAACGACGCCCGCACCGAGTTTCTGGTATTCATCACGCCGCGCATCGCGAACCGGACCCGCGCGCTGCGCCAGTAACACGGACCAACATGGCCCAGGCGAAATCAGGGGGCGAGGCGCCGCTTTTCTTGATCGGCTTCATGGCCACGGGGAAGAGCACCGTCGGACGGCTGGTGGCCGGCCGCAAAGGGTGGGCGTTCGTCGATCTGGATCAGGTGATCGTGGCGGCAGCGGGGCTGCCGGTGGCGGAGATCTTCGCGCGCGAGGGCGAGGTCGGTTTTCGCCGCCGCGAAGCGGAGGCGGTGCACGAGGCGTGCGCGAAAACGCGCACGGTGATCGCCACCGGCGGTGGGGCCGCCTGCCGCGAGGAAAATCTGCAGGCGATGCTGGCCGGCGGTCGGGTGGTGGCCCTGTCGGCCACGCCGGCCGAGGTGCTGCGCCGAACTGGGGGCGCGTCGGGGCGCCCACTACTGGACGGCAAGATCGATCCAGTCGGCGCGGCGGCCGCGTTGCTGGCGGCGCGCGAGCCGTTCTATGCTCGCGCTCACCACACCGTCGACACCGTCGGCAAGTCGCCGACCGAAGTGGCCGCGCTGGTCATCGCCGCGCTGGACGGTGACATACTGGGAAACGGCGAAACATGAGCAGCACCATCGTGGGAGTCGAGCTGGGCGCGCGTCGGTACGACGTTCACATCGGGACGTTCGCGCCATCGATCGTCGCCGAGACGGTGGCGGCGGCGCTGGGCCCCGACGTCACCGGGGTGGCGGTGCTGGTCGACGGGGATCTGGGCCGGCGCTCGCCGCGGGTGGCGCCGCTGGTCGAAGCGCTGCGCCTGCGCCTGCCGCGCGTGCACCGTTACGACCTGCCCGGCGGCGAGGCCAGCAAGACCCTGGACCAGATCGGCCGCACCACGCAGTGGCTGGCCGAGCATGGGTATGACCGGCGCGCGGCGGTGATCGGCATCGGCGGCGGCGCCACCGGTGATCACAGCGGCTTTGCGGCGGCGGTGTACCTGCGCGGCGTGCGCTTCGCTTTGTGCCCCACCACGCTGCTGGCGATGGTCGACGCGTCGGTGGGCGGCAAGACGGCGGTCGATCTGCCGGCGGGGAAAAATCTGGTGGGCGCGTTTCATCAGCCGCGCGTGGTGATCGCCGATCTGGGATTTCTCGACACGCTGCCGGCGCGCGAACAGACCGCTGGCCTGGCCGAGGTGGTCAAGTGCGGTTTCATCGCCGATCCGTCGCTGCTGGCCATCTTCGCCGCGCACCCGGGCGGCAAGCTAGGGCCCGAGGCCATCGCCGCGCTGGTCGCCGGCGCCGTGCGGGTGAAGGCCGAGGTGGTCGCCGAGGACGAACACGAGGGTGGCCGGCGCGCCATCTTGAACTTTGGCCACACCATCGGTCACGCGCTGGAAGCCGAGTCGGCGTACGCGCTGTTGCACGGCGAGGCCGTATCACTGGGGATGATCGCCGCCCTGTCGCTGGGCGAGGCGCGTGGGATCACCCCGCCGGCGGTGGCGATGCTGGCGCGGGCGATGCTGGCGGACGTCGGGTTGCCGGTCGATCTCGAGGGGCGGGTGACGCCGGCGGTGATGGCCCGGGTGGGCGTCGACAAGAAGCGCGCCGGGAAGAAAGTGCGTTTTGTCCTGTGCGCGGCGGCGGGCGACACGCGCCTGGTCGACGTCGGTCTGGACGAGCTGACCGCGCATTTTTTGCCCTCGGGCGCCTAGAGGTCTACGATCAGCGGCGGGCCATGAGACCGCTTTCGCCTCGACGTTCGTGGAGCAGCCGGCGCCTGGTCGTGTTGCTGCCGTTGCTCGTGGCGGCGGCGGCGACCGCCGGCTGCGTGGACAACGCCGGCTTGATGGTGATCCTGGGAAACCAGATCCCGATGATGGACGCGGTCACGCACCTCTGCAGCGCCATCGCCGCCGACGGCACGGCGGTGCTGGGGCAAGGCGTGCTGGACCTGGACGTCGGGACACCGCAGCCGTACGTCGCCTATCCGATCGTGCAGAACCGCCTGCAGGCGCTGGGCATGGCCAGCGGCGTGGAGCCGAATCGGATCATGCTGCAGGGTTTTCACATCACGCTGATCCCGCCCGCCGGTTTCAATTTCCCGTGGACGGCGGCAGCGCCGAATCACCTGGAGCCGGCGTTCTCGCAGGGCCTGGAACCGGGCGCCGAACTCACCGCGCAGATCCAGGCCGTCAGTCAAAACCAGGCCCAAGCGATCCTGGCCCAGTTCGGCCCTGGTGGCCTGAGCCCGTTGCTGACCGACGACGTGGTGTTTACGGTCGAGATGCACGCCGTCGGGACGCGCAACGGCGACACCATCGAGTCGGATGTCTTTCGGTTTCCCATCCGCATGTGCGTGGGCTGCCTGCAGACCGGCTTGACCGACCTGGCCCAGTACAACTATCCGGGCGTTCCGCTCTGCACGGTGGCGCCCAAGCCGAACATCTACAAAGGCAACCCCTGCAACTTTGCCCAGGACTCCGGCCCGCTGCTGTGCTGCCTCGACGATAGCCAAAAACCGGTGTGTCCGTCGCCAGATCAATGAGGGCGGGATGGCTAGGCCCTCCCACGCGCGTCAGCTCACAAATCGATTCGGGTCGGCGGCTTCGGGTTCTTCCAACTTGCCGTAGCGTTCTTCGTAGCGCTTGACGTTCAATTCCAGTGCGCGCAGCAGGCGCTTGGTGTGGCGCGGTGAGGAGATCACGCGCACCCGTACCCGGGCGCGCGGCGCGGCAGGCTGGATGAAGGCGAAGTCCAGGAGGAATTCGTTTTCGTTGTGATTGATGAGGACCAGGTTCGCGTAGATGCCCTGGGCGGTGCCCTCGTCGAGGTCAATCTGCACCGGCTGCCCGGCTGGATCGCTGCTCGGTGGTTTCGGGGTGTCTGACATGAGGCAGGTATACACTAAGGCCGTGTCCGGCAGGGTGATCGGCATCGACCTCGGAACGCGACGGATCGGCGTGGCGGTGACGGATGGATTGAACCTGACCGCGCAGCCGCACGCCACGCTGGCCCGCCACGGCGGCCAGCGCGATCTGGATGCCATCGGCGCGGTGGTGCAGAAATTCGCTGCCGGGCGCGTGGTGCTGGGCCATCCGCTGGCACCCGACGGTACGGTCGGCAAGGCGGCGAAAAGCGCGCAGGCGTTCGCCCAGCGCCTGAACGCGGCGCTGGGCATTCCGGTCGAGCTGGTCGACGAAAGCTTCAGCACCGTCGAAGCCGAGGACGTGCTGCTGCGCGCGGATTTGTCGCGCGCCCGCCGAAAGCAAGTGGTCGATCGGCTGGCCGCTGCGGTTATTCTGCAGCGGTGGCTGGACGCGCGCACGGATCAGGGCGACAACGGACGCAGCAAATGAAGACGCCAATGCGGCGGGCGTTCCAAGTTTTTCTGGTGACCACGGTGCTGGGCCTGATCGTGATCGCCTGGGGCGTGCGCATCGCCTGGAAGTACGGCGACACGCCCAGCGGACCGGCTTTTGGTCGGGTGGATGTCGACATCCCGAAGGGCGCCACCGCGGTCGACGTGGCGGACCGGCTGGCGGCGGTGGGGCTGATCGCTCGGCCGGCGATCTTTCGTCTCTATGCCGGCCAGCGTGGCGTGGCCGGGCGGTTCAAGGCCGGGCACTACACATTGAACGCGCCGGCGTCGCCCAAGCAGATCCTGGACGCGCTGGTGAAGGGCGTGGCGGACGAGCTGGTCACCGTGACCATCCCCGAAGGCAAGAATCTGGTCGAAATCGCCGACATTCTTGAAGCGGCCGGCGTCACCTCGAAGCCGGAGTTCATCACCCAGGCCGTCGACGCCAGCTTCGCCGCCAGCCTGGACCTGCCGGGACCGACGGTGGAAGGGTACCTGTTCCCGGACACCTATCGTTTGCGCCCGCACACGCCGGCCGCCCGGGCGCTGATCTCGATGATTCGCCGCCACCGCCAGGTCTTTGAAGAGCTGCGCGCCAAGCACACCAAGGGCGTGATCGATCTGAAAAACACCCTGGGCTTCGACGACTACAAGATCGTCATCCTGGCCTCGATCGTCGAAAAGGAAACCGGCCAGCCGCAAGAGCGCCCGCGCATCGCCCAGGTGTTCATCAACCGGCTGCGGTTCCCGTCGTTCGTTCCCAAGCTGCTGCAGACCGACCCGACGATCATCTACGGCTGCACCATCGGCCTGCCGCGTTCGGCGGCCTGTTTGAAATGGGACGGGCGCATCCGCCGGATTCAGCTGGAAGACCGCGAGAACCCGTTCAACACGTACACCCACGAAGGGCTGCCGCCGGGCCCGATCGCCAACCCGGGCAGGGCGGCGCTGGAGGCGGTGATGGCGCCCGACCACACGCCGTTCCTGTACTTCGTTTCGCGCAACGACGGCACCCACCATTTCTCGAAGACCATCGCCGAGCACGAGGCGGCGGTGGTCAAGTATCAGCGCGGGGGCGTCCCGATGGCGGCGCCGGCACCGGCGCCGCAGTGATCATCGTCGTCGATCGGCTGACCAAGATTTTTCGGCCGCCGGGCACCGGGCGCGACCTCCTGCGCGGGCGGCTGTTCGGCAAACCCGTGACGGCCCTGACGGCGGTTTCGTTCACCGTGCGCGCCGGCGAGATCGTCTGCGTGATGGGGCCGAACGGCGCCGGCAAATCGACGTTGCTGCGCGTGCTGGGCGGTTTGCTGGCGCCGACCGAGGGCGTCGCCACGGTTGATGGCGTCAGCGCGGCGGACAGCGCGGGCGAGCTGCAGCGACGGGTGTCGTTCGTGGTCGGCGACGAGCGCAGCTTTCACTGGCCGGTCTCCGGGCGCGAGAACCTGCACTACTTCGCGGCGCTGCACGGGCTGCCGGCGGCGGCGGCGCGCGCGCGGGCGGGCGAGCTTCTCGAGCGTGTGGGCCTGGGCGCGGTGGCGGATCGCCGGTACCGCGAATATTCGCGGGGCATGCGCCAGCGCCTGGCCATCGCCCGCGGCTTGCTGGGCACGCCGCGCGTGCTTTTGCTGGACGAGCCGACGCTGGGCCTGGACCCGCGCGGCGCCCGCGACCTGCGCGCGTTCCTGCGCGACGACGCCGTTCGCGCCAGCGGGCGGACCGCCGTGCTGTGCACGAACGATCCGGGTGAGGCGCGCGCCATGGCCGACCGCGTGCTGTTTCTGGAAGCCGGCCACCTGAAAGGCGAGAGCGCCCCCGCGCGCATCGAACGGGAGCTGGGCCTGTGAGCGGCGACGATCCTGGGCCGTCGGCGGCGGCGGCCGCGCCGTTGCCGGGCGGGGCGGTGTGGTTCGCCCGCGTGCTGTGGGCGTTCACCCGGCGCGAGTTCCTGGCCCGTTCGGGGTACCGGCTATCGTTTCTGCTGCGCGGCCTCAGCTTTGTGTTCGCCGCCGTGTCGCTGGTTTTTTTCTCGCGCTTCGTGGGCGCGGCAGCGAATCCGCACCTTCTCCCCTATGGCGGCAGCTATCTTGGGTTCACGCTGATTGGTTTGGTGGTGGTCGACCTGCAGCAGGTGGGGCTGTCCGAATTGGCGCAGCGGATCCGGTTGTCGCAGTTGATGGGCACCCTGGAGGCGGAGATCGCCACGCCCGCCCCGGAGTGGATCGTCCTGGGCGTGGCGCCGGTGTACGCGTTCGGGGGGGCGGCGCTGCGGGCGCTGCTGTATCTGGTGGGGGCGGCGCTTCTGCTTGATGTCCGCTTCGATCACGCCAATGTCGCGTCGGTGGCGGTCGCGGTGCCGCTGGTGCTGGCGGCGTTCGCCGGCATGGGCCTTCTGGCGGCGGCCGGGACCATGCTGGTGCGCCGGGCGAACCCGGTGGCAGTGGTGCTGGGGACGCTGTCGGTGTTTCTGTCGGGCGTCCTTTACCCGACCACTGTGCTGCCGTCGTGGTTGCAAGGCGCTGGCAAGCTGCTGCCGCTGACCCACGCCCTGGCCGTCCTGCGCGGCGCCCTGCTGCGCGGGTCAACACCCGCCGAGCTTGGCTCGTCGCTGGAGGCGCTGGCGGTCTTCGCGGTTGTCCTGGGCTGCCTGGGCGTCGGGCTTTTTGTCATCGCCTTTCGTCGCGCCCGTGTAGACGGCTCGCTCACACACTTCTAGTTCCCACGAAGCGAGCGGAGTGAGAGTTGCGTGTTAGTATAAAGACTGGCTGTCGATAACCTCCCCTCCGGCTCTCGGTTCCGAGGCTGCTTCGGTCAAAGGAGATCCCCTGATGCTCTCTTCAGATTCCGCTTCGAAGGGTGATACCCCGGCGCTGATCGCCAAGGTGGCGGCGCTGCAGAACCTCAAAGAGTACGCCGAGCTGAACTGGAACGGCAGCTTCGAGGACTACCTGAATCTGGTGCGCAAGAACCCGGCGGTCACACGCTCGGCGTTCCAGCGCGTCTACGACATGATCTTGTCGTACGGCCAGGAAGAGTACATCGACAACAAGAAGCGCCTCAGCCGCTATAACTTCTTCAAGGACGAACACCACGGCGGGCGCGACGCCATCTATGGTCTGGACATCCCGCTGATGCGCCTGGTGTCCGTCCTGCAAAGCGCGGCGCAGCGCTATGGCACCGAGCGGCGGGTGATCTTGCTGCACGGCCCGGTCGGCAGCTCGAAGTCGACGATCGCCCGGCTCATCAAGCGCGGCCTGGAAGAATATTCACGGACGCCGGAAGGCGCGCTTTACACCTATGAATGGGTGTTGCCGGATCACCTGCACCACGTCGCGGGCGGTCAGGGCGGGTTCAAGTGCCCGATGCACGAGGAGCCCCTGCGCCTGATCCCGGTCGAGTGGCGTGAGAAGGCCCTGGTCGAGCTCGGCATCAACGTGCCGGGCAAGCAGCCGGTGCTCATCGAGGGCGATCTGGATCCGGCCTGCCGCCTGATCTTCCGCGAGCTGATGGCCCATTACAAGGGCAGCTGGGCCGACGCGGTCAAGCACATCCGCGTCCGCCGCTTGATCTTGTCGGAGCAGGATCGGGTCGGCATCGGGACCTTCCAACCCAAGGACGAAAAGAACCAGGATTCGACCGAGCTGACCGGCGACATCAACTATCGCAAGATCGCCGAGTTTGGTTCGGACAGCGATCCGCGGGCGTTCAACTTTGACGGCGAGTTCAACATCGCCAATCGCGGCGTCATCGAGTTCATCGAGGTGCTGAAGCTGGACGTGGCCTTCTTGTACGATCTGCTGGGCGCCTCGCAGGAGCACAAGATCAAGCCGAAGAAGTTCGCCCAGACCGACATCGACGAGGTCATCCTGGGCCACACCAACGAGGCCGAGTACAAGAAGTTGCTATCGAACGAGTTCATGGAGGCCTTGCGCGACCGCACGGTGAAGATCGACATCCCGTACATCACGCGCGTCTCGGAAGAACAGCGGATCTATGCCAAGGATTACAACACTGGAAAAATCCGCGGCAAGCACATCGCCCCGCACACGCTGGAGATGGCCGCCACCTGGGCGGTGCTGACCCGCCTGGAGGATCCGAAGAAGCACCAGCTGACGTTGGTGCAGAAGATGAAGCTGTACGACGGCAAGACGCTGCCCGGTTTCACCCAGGACAACATCAAAGAGCTGCGCAAAGAGGCCATGCGCGAGGGCATGGACGGCATCTCCCCCCGTTACATCCAGGACAAGATCTCGAACGCCCTGGTCAGCGACAAGGGCGAGGGCTGCGTGAACCCGTTCATGGTGATGAACGAGCTCGAGTCAGGGCTGCGCCACCATTCGCTCATCACCAACGACGAACAGCGCCGGCACTTTGGCGTGCTGCTGGGTCTGGTCAAGCAAGAGTACGAGGACGTCGTGAAGAACGAGGTCCAGCGGGCCATCAGCGCCGACGAGGAAGCCATCGCCAAGCTGTGCGCCAACTATATCGACAACATCAAGGCGTATACGCAACGCGAGCGGGTGAAGAACAAGTACACCGGCCAGGACGAGGACGCCGACGAGCGGTTGATGCGCTCGATCGAAGAGAAGATCGACATCCCCGATTCGCGCAAGGACGACTTCCGCCGCGAGATCATGAACTACATCGGCGCGCTGGCCATCGAAGGGCGGCAGTTCGACTTTCGCACCAACGAACGGCTGCAAAAGGCGCTTGAGCTGAAGCTGTTCGAGGATCAAAAGGATTCGATCAAGCTGACCAGCCTGGTTTCGGCCGTCGTCGATCGCGACACGCAGGAGAAGATCGACGTGGTCAAGAACCGGATGATCCGCAACTACGGCTACTGCGAGATCTGTTCGACCGACGTCTTGAACTTCGTGGCCAGCATCTTCGCGAGAGGCGACGTCAAGGACTAGGAGCGCGGCCAATGGAAAACAGGACGGCTCCCGTGACGGTCGAGATGAACGGCACGGCCGCGCAGCTGCTGGTCAAGCTGATGGCTGATCTCGGCACCGATCAGCCGATGGCGGTGCTGACCCGGGCCCTGGGCATGCTGGAACAGGCGCTGGCCGTGCGCGGGCAAGGGCGGCGGTTGGGGGTGTACGATCCGCAGAGCGGTCGCTTCATGGACCTGGTGATCTGAAATGGCCTTGCGAATCGATCCCGACCATCGCCGCTTCCGCGACATCGTGCGCGGGAAGATCAAGCAAGACCTGCGCAAGTACATCTCGCAAGGCGAGCTGATC includes these proteins:
- the pilQ gene encoding type IV pilus secretin PilQ, with translation MKNRRMLQTVSGGALALAFALGGPTAKSQQAPTAGAGAASSYGDLSPSAGSGAGTPSVPPGGLMVAPAESAPLGPRAATTNGAATGSSDGAQAGRPTPGGAATVTPSAASGGAVPATGGLPPGMHLTNTKRRYTGRRIDLDFKGADIHNILRLLADVGQVNIVTSDDVKGEVTIKMKNVPWDQALDVILRAKLLGQVREGNLIRVAPMAILEKELEQEIARQKQLNDVMPTETRLIAISYADAKILQDRAKDLLSPRGRISVDDRTNQLIVSDVARNLQLIEDLVRNLDTQTSQVIIEARIVEANSTFVREIGVQWGGSGFRDAAHGNPTGLVFPNNIGISGGATDATTPKAGLASAASPDFAVNLPAAVGTGSGGALGLMLGSVNGAFNLNLRLTALESSGQVRILSSPRISTLDNVEASITQGVSIPISIVSAQGIQTVFVEANLALVVKPHVTNEGTVVMNIHVTRNEPDFVNTGARGDPTILRKEARTVMLVHDGDTAVIGGIYQRNSGVSFAKVPFFADLPLIGFFFRNKHENDARTEFLVFITPRIANRTRALRQ
- a CDS encoding shikimate kinase, translating into MAQAKSGGEAPLFLIGFMATGKSTVGRLVAGRKGWAFVDLDQVIVAAAGLPVAEIFAREGEVGFRRREAEAVHEACAKTRTVIATGGGAACREENLQAMLAGGRVVALSATPAEVLRRTGGASGRPLLDGKIDPVGAAAALLAAREPFYARAHHTVDTVGKSPTEVAALVIAALDGDILGNGET
- the aroB gene encoding 3-dehydroquinate synthase, coding for MSSTIVGVELGARRYDVHIGTFAPSIVAETVAAALGPDVTGVAVLVDGDLGRRSPRVAPLVEALRLRLPRVHRYDLPGGEASKTLDQIGRTTQWLAEHGYDRRAAVIGIGGGATGDHSGFAAAVYLRGVRFALCPTTLLAMVDASVGGKTAVDLPAGKNLVGAFHQPRVVIADLGFLDTLPAREQTAGLAEVVKCGFIADPSLLAIFAAHPGGKLGPEAIAALVAGAVRVKAEVVAEDEHEGGRRAILNFGHTIGHALEAESAYALLHGEAVSLGMIAALSLGEARGITPPAVAMLARAMLADVGLPVDLEGRVTPAVMARVGVDKKRAGKKVRFVLCAAAGDTRLVDVGLDELTAHFLPSGA
- a CDS encoding DUF3467 domain-containing protein, with product MPITLPDTALVYTCLMSDTPKPPSSDPAGQPVQIDLDEGTAQGIYANLVLINHNENEFLLDFAFIQPAAPRARVRVRVISSPRHTKRLLRALELNVKRYEERYGKLEEPEAADPNRFVS
- the ruvX gene encoding Holliday junction resolvase RuvX codes for the protein MSGRVIGIDLGTRRIGVAVTDGLNLTAQPHATLARHGGQRDLDAIGAVVQKFAAGRVVLGHPLAPDGTVGKAAKSAQAFAQRLNAALGIPVELVDESFSTVEAEDVLLRADLSRARRKQVVDRLAAAVILQRWLDARTDQGDNGRSK
- the mltG gene encoding endolytic transglycosylase MltG, with product MKTPMRRAFQVFLVTTVLGLIVIAWGVRIAWKYGDTPSGPAFGRVDVDIPKGATAVDVADRLAAVGLIARPAIFRLYAGQRGVAGRFKAGHYTLNAPASPKQILDALVKGVADELVTVTIPEGKNLVEIADILEAAGVTSKPEFITQAVDASFAASLDLPGPTVEGYLFPDTYRLRPHTPAARALISMIRRHRQVFEELRAKHTKGVIDLKNTLGFDDYKIVILASIVEKETGQPQERPRIAQVFINRLRFPSFVPKLLQTDPTIIYGCTIGLPRSAACLKWDGRIRRIQLEDRENPFNTYTHEGLPPGPIANPGRAALEAVMAPDHTPFLYFVSRNDGTHHFSKTIAEHEAAVVKYQRGGVPMAAPAPAPQ
- a CDS encoding ABC transporter ATP-binding protein, with translation MIIVVDRLTKIFRPPGTGRDLLRGRLFGKPVTALTAVSFTVRAGEIVCVMGPNGAGKSTLLRVLGGLLAPTEGVATVDGVSAADSAGELQRRVSFVVGDERSFHWPVSGRENLHYFAALHGLPAAAARARAGELLERVGLGAVADRRYREYSRGMRQRLAIARGLLGTPRVLLLDEPTLGLDPRGARDLRAFLRDDAVRASGRTAVLCTNDPGEARAMADRVLFLEAGHLKGESAPARIERELGL
- a CDS encoding ABC transporter permease, with the protein product MSGDDPGPSAAAAAPLPGGAVWFARVLWAFTRREFLARSGYRLSFLLRGLSFVFAAVSLVFFSRFVGAAANPHLLPYGGSYLGFTLIGLVVVDLQQVGLSELAQRIRLSQLMGTLEAEIATPAPEWIVLGVAPVYAFGGAALRALLYLVGAALLLDVRFDHANVASVAVAVPLVLAAFAGMGLLAAAGTMLVRRANPVAVVLGTLSVFLSGVLYPTTVLPSWLQGAGKLLPLTHALAVLRGALLRGSTPAELGSSLEALAVFAVVLGCLGVGLFVIAFRRARVDGSLTHF
- a CDS encoding serine protein kinase — its product is MLSSDSASKGDTPALIAKVAALQNLKEYAELNWNGSFEDYLNLVRKNPAVTRSAFQRVYDMILSYGQEEYIDNKKRLSRYNFFKDEHHGGRDAIYGLDIPLMRLVSVLQSAAQRYGTERRVILLHGPVGSSKSTIARLIKRGLEEYSRTPEGALYTYEWVLPDHLHHVAGGQGGFKCPMHEEPLRLIPVEWREKALVELGINVPGKQPVLIEGDLDPACRLIFRELMAHYKGSWADAVKHIRVRRLILSEQDRVGIGTFQPKDEKNQDSTELTGDINYRKIAEFGSDSDPRAFNFDGEFNIANRGVIEFIEVLKLDVAFLYDLLGASQEHKIKPKKFAQTDIDEVILGHTNEAEYKKLLSNEFMEALRDRTVKIDIPYITRVSEEQRIYAKDYNTGKIRGKHIAPHTLEMAATWAVLTRLEDPKKHQLTLVQKMKLYDGKTLPGFTQDNIKELRKEAMREGMDGISPRYIQDKISNALVSDKGEGCVNPFMVMNELESGLRHHSLITNDEQRRHFGVLLGLVKQEYEDVVKNEVQRAISADEEAIAKLCANYIDNIKAYTQRERVKNKYTGQDEDADERLMRSIEEKIDIPDSRKDDFRREIMNYIGALAIEGRQFDFRTNERLQKALELKLFEDQKDSIKLTSLVSAVVDRDTQEKIDVVKNRMIRNYGYCEICSTDVLNFVASIFARGDVKD